Proteins encoded in a region of the Quercus lobata isolate SW786 chromosome 8, ValleyOak3.0 Primary Assembly, whole genome shotgun sequence genome:
- the LOC115957263 gene encoding coumaroyl-CoA:anthocyanidin 3-O-glucoside-6''-O-coumaroyltransferase 1-like: MASTCTHKVLEHCQISPPPGSVPTTSLPLTFFDIPWVGDIHVECLYFYEFSNPTQHFTQTILPTLKHSLSLTLQHFYPLVGNLLCPPPPTKPYILYNNGDSIPLTIVESANNFNHLIGNHPRDIIELDHLVPKLSPIQISNETFVFPLLALKITIFPNSGICIGITNLHVVDGWTSLNFMKSWASIVSAGGESIMTRLEKFLPYYDRDVIKDINGVEAILMNEYFGLRSTWKDSILGNNNALPLDHVQATFVLSRAQIQSLKKWLFAQSKNENGSTPQHLSRFVVTCAFIWVCLIKTQDQIGAISSNDFDEIYHFVFPADCRERLEVPVPMTYFGNCLALSVSAAKKSELLAENGVVVAARAIEKTISMIQSEPLKGADRWISDLMNLLKLGRLCTVSGSPSLGFYESDFGWGRPKKAEVVTRPMNISLAECGNEKDGIEIGLLLTKSAMDTFSSIIEQSLNFLH, encoded by the coding sequence ATGGCTTCAACCTGCACACATAAGGTTCTTGAACATTGCCAGATTTCTCCGCCTCCTGGCTCAGTTCCCACAACCTCTCTTCCACTCACATTCTTTGACATACCATGGGTTGGTGATATTCACGTGGAATGCCTTTACTTCTACGAGTTCTCCAACCCTACACAACATTTCACACAAACTATCCTCCCCACTCTCAaacactctctctccctcactctCCAACACTTTTACCCACTTGTTGGAAATCTCTTGTGCCCCCCACCTCCCACCAAACCTTATATCCTATACAACAATGGTGACTCAATCCCATTAACCATTGTAGAGTCCGCAAACAACTTCAACCACCTTATTGGGAACCATCCGCGAGATATCATAGAATTAGATCATCTTGTTCCAAAGTTATCACCAATTCAAATTTCCAATGAAACATTTGTGTTCCCTCTGCTAGCCTTAAAAATTACCATTTTTCCCAACTCTGGCATTTGCATTGGAATTACAAATCTGCACGTAGTTGATGGATGGACCTCTCTCAATTTCATGAAATCATGGGCGTCAATTGTAAGTGCCGGAGGAGAATCGATCATGACTCGTCTTGAAAAGTTCCTACCATACTATGATAGGGATGTGATCAAAGACATAAATGGTGTAGAGGCCATTTTGATGAATGAGTATTTCGGATTGAGATCAACATGGAAAGATTCTATTCTAGGTAACAACAATGCTCTTCCTTTAGACCATGTCCAGGCAACATTTGTACTAAGTCGAGCACAAATCCAAAGCCTAAAAAAGTGGCTGTTCGCTCAGAGCAAGAATGAAAATGGTTCGACCCCACAACATTTATCAAGATTTGTGGTAACATGTGCTTTCATATGGGTTTGCTTGATCAAGACTCAAGATCAAATTGGAGCAATTAGTTCCAATGATTTTGATGAGATTTACCACTTTGTCTTTCCAGCTGACTGCCGAGAACGCCTCGAGGTTCCAGTGCCCATGACGTACTTTGGAAACTGCTTAGCTCTCTCTGTTTCAGCAGCCAAGAAGAGTGAGCTATTGGCAGAAAATGGTGTGGTTGTAGCAGCAAGAGCTATAGAAAAAACAATTTCTATGATACAAAGTGAACCATTAAAAGGTGCTGACAGATGGATTTCTGATTTAATGAATCTGTTAAAACTTGGGCGTCTTTGCACTGTTAGTGGGTCACCAAGTTTGGGCTTTTATGAGAGTGATTTTGGGTGGGGGAGACCAAAGAAAGCCGAAGTAGTGACCCGTCCAATGAACATTTCTCTTGCTGAGTGTGGAAATGAGAAAGATGGCATCGAGATTGGATTGTTGCTAACCAAGTCTGCAATGGACACTTTCAGTTCTATAATTGAACAAAGCCTAAATTTTCTCCATTGA